AGTTTTTTTGACTCGACGCGTCATCAAAGACGGTAGCGAATATTATGGACCTTTTCCTAGCTTAAAAACTGTGAAAATCCTACTCGGTCTCATCAAAGGTCTCTACCAAATACGAACTTGTAAATACGATTTATCAGAAACCAAAATAAAAGCAGGAAAATATAAAGTCTGCTTAGAATACCATTTAGGAAATTGTCTCGGACTTTGTGAAGCTTATCAAACCGAAGAAGATTATAACCGTCAAATTGAATCGGTTCGCCAAATTGTTAAAGGTAATTTTAAAAGTTCGCTAAAAGCCTTTAAACAACAAATGAAAGACAAAGCCGAAAATCTTCAATTTGAAGAAGCCGAAAAAATCAAACGTAAAATAGAAAGCCTTGAGCGTTATCAATCCAAATCTACTGTTGTCAATCCAAAAATCAGTAATGTTGATGTGTTTTCTATTGTCTCTGACGAAAGTTTTGGTTATGTCAATTTTCTACAAGTCGTTCACGGAGCAATAATCAGATCACATACTATTGAAATTAAAAAGAAACTTGACGAAGACGACAAAACTCTACTTGAACTTGGCATTGTAGAAATTCGCCAACGCTTTGAATCGCAATCCAAAGAAATATATGTCCCTTTTGAAGTCAACCTTGGTGAAGATGTGCAAGTGGTGATTCCAAAATTAGGCGACAAAAAAGCACTAATTGATTTATCTCAACGCAACGCCAAGTATTTTAGAATAGAGCGATTTAAAACCATGAAAATCGTTGACCCTGAACGACATACCAAACGTTTGATGACACAAATGAAAAAAGATTTGAGATTACCTAAAGAGCCACGACATATCGAGTGTTTTGACAATTCAAACATTCAAGGCAGCAATCCTGCTGCCGCTTGTGTGGTGTTTAAAAACGGAAACCCGTC
This genomic window from Flavobacterium sp. CS20 contains:
- the uvrC gene encoding excinuclease ABC subunit UvrC, with the protein product MVSNNIELTLKTLPENPGVYQFYDKNGKLLYVGKAKNLKKRVNSYFTKSHDSRRIEVMVKKITNIKHIVVNSEADALLLENNLIKTRRPRFNVMLRDDKTYPWLCIKNERFPRVFLTRRVIKDGSEYYGPFPSLKTVKILLGLIKGLYQIRTCKYDLSETKIKAGKYKVCLEYHLGNCLGLCEAYQTEEDYNRQIESVRQIVKGNFKSSLKAFKQQMKDKAENLQFEEAEKIKRKIESLERYQSKSTVVNPKISNVDVFSIVSDESFGYVNFLQVVHGAIIRSHTIEIKKKLDEDDKTLLELGIVEIRQRFESQSKEIYVPFEVNLGEDVQVVIPKLGDKKALIDLSQRNAKYFRIERFKTMKIVDPERHTKRLMTQMKKDLRLPKEPRHIECFDNSNIQGSNPAAACVVFKNGNPSKKDYRKFNIKTVEGPDDFASMEEVVFRRYRRLLEEDENLPQLIVIDGGKGQLSSAVNALDKLGLRGQISIIGIAKKLEEIYFPNDSIPLYLDKKSESLKIIQQLRNEAHRFGITFHRQKRSQQAIETELENIKGIGQKTALDLLKEFRSVKRIKTANEEQLIKIVGQAKTKLIKDYFSEN